TTGAAGAGCCCGTCGCCGGCCTGTCGCCCCGAAGCGCATCGGCCTCACGCGTACCGTGGAGCCCCCGGCCGGTCCGGAACGAACGCTGAGCTTACGCCTGTGGGTCGTAGTCGGCCCGGCACTGTTGGGTCATGGCGCGCATGTCCGCCCGCAGCTCCTCGTTGGTGGGCCGGCCGACGTAGTACCAGCCGTTGTAGATGCGGTGAACCGACAGGTCCGGCAACAGCGAGAAGGCGTACGGGATCGCCAGGGTCCCGTGCCGCTTGTCCGTGGTGTCGACGATGTCCAGCGCCTCGATGGCCTTGAACTCCTGGTCGCTGAGAAACGGGAACGTCGCGCCCAGACCGACCCTGAGCGCGCCGTTCACCTTGGGCGGATCGACGCTGACCGCGGCCACCCGGCTGTAGCTGACGGGAAGCTCTTCCTGAAGGACAACCAAGTGGCGCAACTGCACCACGCACTTCCCTCACCAATAGCCCCGGTAGAACACCACGATGAGCGGGAACTTGCCCTCGGTGATCTCGGACAGCTTCAGCTCCTTGCCGTTGTGGTCGTCGAGAGCCAGATCCGGGAACTTCGATCCGACGGTTTGGTTCATGATGTACCTCCTTGAAGTATCGTTGGCGCGGGCGCGCTCCAGCGCTCCAACTCCGATGAATCGACTTCGGCGCCGAGTCCCGGCGCGTCCGGGACCGAGACCCTTCCTCCGCTCTCGTCGAGCGGCCGGGTCACCACGTCCCCGCCCATCTTGAGCGGACCCACCGACTCGCAGCCTTCCATGACGTTGGCGCAGCTTGCGGCCACGTGCAGCTCCGCCAGCGTGTTGAGGGTCAGACCGAAACCGTGGCCGATGACGCAGCGGATGCCCGCGGCCTCGGCCATGTCCACCATGCGCACGGTGCGGGTGATGCCGCCCTGCTTCATCACCTTGACCTTGACGATGTCGGCGGCTTCCTTCCGGATCACCTCCACCAGGGTTTCGGGGCCGACAATGGCTTCATCCGCCATCACCGGCATGTCGACGGCGCGCCGCACCCGCGCCAGACCCGCGTAGTCCGACCGGGCCACGGGCTGTTCCAGCAGCGCCACGTCCAGGGGCGCCAGCGCCCTGCCAAGCCGGATGGACTCGTCCACGCCGTAAGCCTCGTTGGCGTCCACCCGCAGTTGCATCTCCGGTCCGACGGCGCCGCGTACCGCCGCCACGCGGTCGCGGTCGGCTTCCACCCCCGAGCCCAGCTTGATCTTCACCGAGCGAAAACCGGCATCGCGCCAGCCCATCGCGTCCCGCGCGGCCTCGTCCGGCGCCAGCATGCCGATCCAGCCGTTGAGCCGCACCTCGTCCCGGAGCCGTCCTCCCAAAAGCGAGTGCACCGGCTGGTCCAGCGCCTTGCCCTTGAGGTCGAAAAGCGCCATCTCCAGCGCGGCCTTGGCGTCCAGATGGCGCGGCAGGGCGCGCTCCATGAGATCCAGTGCCGCGGCAATGTTCAAGGGATCGCGACCCACAAGGCCCGGCGCCAGCATCCGCACCGCCTTCAGGATCTCGGCGAAGCTCTCCTCGGAGTGGCCGGGATCGGGATCGACGTTGCCCAGACCGGCCGGACCCTCGTCCGTGCACACGCGCACCACGATGCTGTCCTGGTGGGTCTTGACGTCGTGGGCGTTGCGGAACACGCCCTTCAGCGGAATCCGCAGGGGGTGAATGTCGATGGCGGTAATCTTCATGTCTCTGGGTGCCGGCAAGCAGCCCCGGTTCACTTGCGCGCCGGCGCGGGTTCCTGAATCATACCGGCAACCACCCGGATGGTCGAACGATCAAGGAGGACCACGACATGAGTACCGCCGCACGGCTTCGGGAGGCAATGGCCGAGGACGGCTGCCTGAGCGTTCCCGGCGTTCACGACGCCTTGACCGCGCTGCTCGCGGAACGCGCGGGCTTCCGGGTGGCGCTGCTGGGCGGCAACGCCACCACCGCCAGCCTGCTCGGCCTTCCCGACCTCGGGTTCCTCTCCGCCGACGCGCTCATCGCGCACGTGCGCAACCTGAGCCACGTGCTGCGCATGCCGCTCCTGGTGGACGCGGACACGGGTTTCGGCGGACCGCTCCAGGTGCATCGCGTCGTCGCCGCGCTGGAGCACGCGGGGGCGGCGGCGGTTCAGATCGAGGATCAAACGCCCGCCAAGCGCTGCGGGTTGCTCGCGGGAGGACACCCGCTGGTAGCGACCGAAGAGATGGTGGAGAAGGTCGCGGCGGCGTGCGCGGCGCGGAGGGACCCCGACACGGTCATCGTCGCGCGCACGCTCGCCTATTCTTCGGGCGGGCTTGAGGAAGCCATCCGGCGCGGCCGCGCCTACCACGAGGCCGGCGCCGACGCGGTCTTCGCGCAGGTACCCGGCGCCGTCGAGGAACTGCGCGAGATCCGCCGCCGCGTTCCCGGTCCGCTGGTGGTGAACATGGACGAAACGCTTCCGGCGTCGCGCCTGAACGTATGCGACGCGGCCGCGGAGGGGTTCAAACTGGCGCTGTTCCCCGGAGCGGTCCGGTATACACTGGTGAAGACCGTTGGGAACGTCTTCGCTTCGTTGCACGCGGAAGGCACGACCCAAAGCCACCGCGGACAAATGGCCTCCCTGGACGAGTATCACCAAGTGCTGCGGATGGACGAGTTTCTCAAGTTGGAACGCACGCTTGCGAAGCCATGACCGCGCGGCGCGAACGACTCCCCGGATCGTCATTCCCGCGGAACTGGCTGTGTCAATACTGATGAGGCAGAGCCGCCTCGATTCGTCGTCCCCGCGGAAGCGGCTGGGGCAATACTGATGAGGCAGAGCCCCCTCGATTCGTCATTCCCGCGGAAGCGGGAATCCAGGGGCGGTGGTGGGGCACTACAGCGGCGTTTCCCCGCCTCCCCACCCCTGGATTCCCGCTTCCGCGGGAATGACAAATCCGGGGGGTTGGCGCCGAATCCGGGGGGTTGGCGCCAATTCTTGTCCGGACGACGTTTTGACACCGCGTGATTCGCGGGAATGACGATTCGTAGGGCGGTTCCGTCTTGTGGCCAAGCCAAGTCTCGACACGGCTTGCTGCGCGGGAATCACGTATCCCTACCGGCGTGCACGCCCCCCTCCCCCGAGGCCTCAGGCCCTGATATTCTCCAGGAACAGATCGGTGGGG
The DNA window shown above is from Deltaproteobacteria bacterium and carries:
- a CDS encoding redoxin domain-containing protein; translation: MNQTVGSKFPDLALDDHNGKELKLSEITEGKFPLIVVFYRGYW
- a CDS encoding oxaloacetate decarboxylase, with the translated sequence MSTAARLREAMAEDGCLSVPGVHDALTALLAERAGFRVALLGGNATTASLLGLPDLGFLSADALIAHVRNLSHVLRMPLLVDADTGFGGPLQVHRVVAALEHAGAAAVQIEDQTPAKRCGLLAGGHPLVATEEMVEKVAAACAARRDPDTVIVARTLAYSSGGLEEAIRRGRAYHEAGADAVFAQVPGAVEELREIRRRVPGPLVVNMDETLPASRLNVCDAAAEGFKLALFPGAVRYTLVKTVGNVFASLHAEGTTQSHRGQMASLDEYHQVLRMDEFLKLERTLAKP
- a CDS encoding mandelate racemase/muconate lactonizing enzyme family protein, with the protein product MKITAIDIHPLRIPLKGVFRNAHDVKTHQDSIVVRVCTDEGPAGLGNVDPDPGHSEESFAEILKAVRMLAPGLVGRDPLNIAAALDLMERALPRHLDAKAALEMALFDLKGKALDQPVHSLLGGRLRDEVRLNGWIGMLAPDEAARDAMGWRDAGFRSVKIKLGSGVEADRDRVAAVRGAVGPEMQLRVDANEAYGVDESIRLGRALAPLDVALLEQPVARSDYAGLARVRRAVDMPVMADEAIVGPETLVEVIRKEAADIVKVKVMKQGGITRTVRMVDMAEAAGIRCVIGHGFGLTLNTLAELHVAASCANVMEGCESVGPLKMGGDVVTRPLDESGGRVSVPDAPGLGAEVDSSELERWSAPAPTILQGGTS